In Aedes albopictus strain Foshan chromosome 3, AalbF5, whole genome shotgun sequence, the following are encoded in one genomic region:
- the LOC134284106 gene encoding uncharacterized protein LOC134284106: protein MIKSSKALCLPSKRSVKRWTNNIRIGPGLNRTIFEKLKQKANNLSEKDRVVIIAMDGMKIKSSLCYTAKNDTFHGFPDTGAKIKVEKNSPQRLASEAVTVMMRGVFSNLKQGLGYFLTQNTLGSEQQLEIVKAVIRRVREAGFFPKVLAMDQFATNIKMAKEAGARSETPYFSVDGERVYVMWDSPHLMKNARNMLKKCNAVFDGQIASFDDIEQLYAVDSVSNPRLAPRLTEKHIILPPFSPMNVSMAARTLSESVAATLRYYSDSGELPQRAKETANFVAMIDKLFDTFNTRQKRCVSKVRFLTYFVENR, encoded by the exons GATGGACAAACAATATTCGGATCGGTCCAGGATTGAATCggaccatttttgaaaaattgaaacaGAAAGCAAACAACCTTTCTGAAAAGGATCGCGTGGTAATCATTGCTATGGATGGCATGAAAATCAAATCTAGTCTCTGTTACACCGCAAAAAATGATACTTTCCACGGATTTCCAGATACGGGGGCcaaaattaaagttgaaaaaaatagcCCTCAACGTTTAGCTAGCGAAGCAGTTACAGTCATGATGCGAGGAGTTTTCAGCAATCTCAAACAG GGACTGGGATATTTTCTAACACAGAACACCCTCGGCAGTGAACAACAACTGGAGATAGTTAAAGCAGTCATTAGACGTGTAAGAGAGGCAGGTTTCTTTCCCAAAGTCTTAGCCATGGACCAATTTGCGACTAACATCAAGATGGCAAAGGAAGCAGGAGCAAGAAGCGAGACCCCATACTTCTCCGTGGACGGCGAAAGGGTCTATGTGATGTGGGATTCGCCACATCTCATGAAAAACGCACGTAATATGCTGAAAAAGTGCAATGCTGTTTTTGATGGTCAAATTGCTAGCTTTGACGACATCGAACAGCTTTATGCGGTGGATTCAGTATCCAATCCCAGATTGGCACCAAGACTGACAGAGAAGCATATTATATTGCCTCCCTTTTCTCCTATGAATGTATCCATGGCGGCACGAACACTCAGCGAGTCAGTGGCAGCTACGCTCCGATACTACTCGGATTCGGGAGAGCTTCCGCAGCGGGCCAAAGAGACAGCCAACTTTGTAGCCATGATTGATAAGCTATTTGATACGTTTAATACGCGGCAGAAACGTTGTGTTTCAAAGGTACGTTTTCTTACTTACTTTGTTGAGAATCGATAA